A stretch of Branchiostoma lanceolatum isolate klBraLanc5 chromosome 14, klBraLanc5.hap2, whole genome shotgun sequence DNA encodes these proteins:
- the LOC136448787 gene encoding serine protease hepsin-like, which produces MSTIQWQPTTSAHASCSTSGFLCDDGVTCIPEGGVCDGTIDCPSGSDETNCITYEDDCGSPTFPPYFGRIVGGREARRGSWPWMVSLRRRGFGHYCGGSLISDRWVLTAAHCFDVWRNLTAWQVVLGNHHRSSDDVTQQIFDLDDVIVHHYYRQVTNDFDIALVKLTGHALLDDYVNKVCLPGPSDTLLEDQTCAVTGWGDTMGTGDDTVLRQALVPVIPREICNRQEYYRGDVTTRMLCAGYDTGGIDSCRVSNVNKYLQKLLATFLKLN; this is translated from the exons ATGAGTACAATCCAGTGGCAGCCTACCACGTCGGCGCATGCGTCCTGCTCTACATCCGGGTTCTTGTGTGACGACGGTGTGACGTGTATTCCGGAAGGGGGCGTTTGTGATGGCACCATAGATTGCCCAAGTGGCAGTGACGAGACCAACTGTA tcacatATGAAGATGACTGCGGTAGTCCTACTTTTCCCCCGTACTTCGGGCGGATCGTGGGCGGGCGGGAAGCAAGGCGCGGCAGCTGGCCTTGGATGGTGTCCCTCCGCAGGAGAGGTTTCGGTCACTACTGTGGCGGTTCGCTGATATCGGACCGCTGGGTGTTGACGGCTGCGCACTGCTTTGATGT ATGGCGCAACCTAACGGCGTGGCAGGTCGTCCTGGGCAACCATCACAGGTcatctgatgacgtcacacagcAGATATTCGACTTGGATGACGTAATAGTTCATCACTACTACCGACAG GTTACCAATGATTTTGACATTGCGCTGGTAAAACTAACTGGGCATGCGCTGTTGGATGACTATGTCAACAAGGTGTGCCTTCCAGGTCCTAGTGATACACTTCTGGAGGACCAGACATGCGCAGTGACCGGTTGGGGAGATACCATGG gtacaggtgacgACACGGTATTACGTCAAGCCCTGGTTCCCGTCATCCCTCGCGAGATCTGCAACCGGCAGGAGTATTACAGAGGTGACGTCACGACCAGGATGCTGTGCGCGGGATATGACACAGGAGGAATTGACTCTTGTCGGGTCAGTAATGTTAACAAATACCTGCAAAAATTACTCGCAACGTTTCTAAAACTAAACTAG